One Miscanthus floridulus cultivar M001 chromosome 11, ASM1932011v1, whole genome shotgun sequence DNA window includes the following coding sequences:
- the LOC136492504 gene encoding secreted RxLR effector protein 161-like has product MTECKPCVTLMEERLKLTKASTTVKVDATLYRSIGGGLRYLVHMRSDIMFVVGYVSHFMEDPQEDHWATVKRLLCSVKGTVDQVIVFPKIDESGLLLTVFSDADMAGDINGRRSTSGVLVFLRSALISWLSLKQKVVALSTCKADNTGEVSIFNSVEKGSDDAGFHILQFIARPSAPYDCLEAMNAQATWS; this is encoded by the exons ATgactgagtgcaagccgtgcgtgactctaatggaggagcggctgaagctgacgaaggccagtaccacggtgaaggtagatgcaacactctaccggagcatcggcggcggtctgcgctacctagtccacatgaggtcaGATATTAtgttcgtcgtgggctacgtcagccacttcatggaggatccccaaGAGGATCACTGGGCCACGGTGAAGCGGCTGCTGTGCTCCgttaaggggacggtggatcaggtgatcgtcttccccaagatcgACGAAAGTGGGCTGCTGCTCACTgtattcagcgatgcagacatggcgggggacatcaacggacgacggagcacctctggcgtgctcgtcttcctcaggTCGGCTTTAATTTCATGGCTGtcactgaaacagaaggtggtggcgctgtccacgtgcaaggcaga CAACACGGGTGAAGTTTCGATCTTCAACTCTGTTGAAAAAGGCAGTGATGATGCAGGATTTCATATACTGCAATTTATTGCAAGACCATCAGCACCTTATGATTGTCTGGAGGCAATGAATGCGCAGGCCACATG GTCATGA
- the LOC136494079 gene encoding protein S-acyltransferase 11-like isoform X1, giving the protein MAEPEREQRPLLEVEQSVTSIPEDHEATCWGCGLRLVFTSYSPIYKCGWCGAITQSNQTTRKPDSIWFSHWRRLRDRFFVTVLILFMLFVICGGVWAVYPIVFKISNFCGIFHCMVTAVLALFTITSYCLASFKSAGAPTSIQWGSYPMVGKRDLENYTFCTYCNKPKPPRAHHCRSCKMCVVDMDHHCPFVSMIGNCVGASNHQVFVIFLISVVISCSYAAGMTIYASYQIWPSVDFPNLASNRHSMSFCKILLEIITTVAGSAFFLSARGLVLVYLAFASLSVNAGIGVLLCQQLSYIYEGNTYLNHLSSPNPLHGERGLQNIVRFFGCPYPISRVLLRYSNTGKMQDNSGSKLL; this is encoded by the exons ATGGCGGAGCCGGAGCGGGAGCAGCGCCCGCTGCTGGAG GTAGAGCAATCTGTCACATCCATACCGGAAGATCATGAAGCCACATGTTGGGGCTGTGGGCTCCGGCTTGTTTTCACGAGTTACTCACCTATCTATAAGTGTGGCTGGTGTGGAGCCATTACGCAAAGCAACCAGACCACAAGGAAACCTGATAGTATATGGTTTTCCCACTGGAGGCGCCTACGGGACAGATTCTTTGTCACTGTGCTCATCCTCTTCATGCTCTTTGTTATAT GTGGTGGGGTCTGGGCGGTATATCCTATTGTTTTCAAAATCAGCAACTTCTGTGGCATCTTTCACTGCATGGTAACAGCTGTGTTGGCGTTATTTACCATCACAAGCTATTGCTTGGCCTCATTTAAATCTGCAGGCGCACCAACAAGCATACAGTGGGGCAGCTATCCCATGGTTGGGAAAAGGGATCTTGAGAACTATACTTTTTGTACATACTGTAATAAACCAAAGCCCCCCAGAGCACATCACTGCCGATCTTGTAAAATGTGCGTGGTGGACATGGATCACCATTGCCCATTTGTAAGTATG ATTGGCAACTGTGTGGGAGCATCAAATCATCAAGTGTTTGTCATTTTTCTTATTTCTGTGGTTATTAGTTGTTCTTATGCTGCTGGGATGACCATATATGCGAGTTATCAGATATGGCCCTCTGTTGATTTTCCAAACCTAGCATCAAACCGTCATTCAATGAGTTTTTGTAAAATATTGTTGGAGATTATTACTACAGTTGCAGGCTCTGCCTTCTTCTTGTCAGCAAGGGGTCTAGTTCTGGTATATCTAGCATTCGCTAGTTTATCGGTCAATGCTGGTATAGGTGTATTACTGTGCCAGCAGCTTAGTTATATCTATGAAGGAAACACATATCTCAACCATCTAAGTTCACCAAATCCCTTGCATGGAGAGAGGGGTTTGCAGAACATTGTTAGATTTTTTGGGTGCCCTTATCCAATATCCAGAGTTCTGTTGCGATACTCGAACACAGGCAAGATGCAGGATAATTCAGGGTCAAAACTTCTTTAG
- the LOC136494079 gene encoding protein S-acyltransferase 11-like isoform X2 — protein sequence MAEPEREQRPLLEVEQSVTSIPEDHEATCWGCGLRLVFTSYSPIYKCGWCGAITQSNQTTRKPDSIWFSHWRRLRDRFFVTVLILFMLFVICGGVWAVYPIVFKISNFCGIFHCMVTAVLALFTITSYCLASFKSAGAPTSIQWGSYPMVGKRDLENYTFCTYCNKPKPPRAHHCRSCKMCVVDMDHHCPFIGNCVGASNHQVFVIFLISVVISCSYAAGMTIYASYQIWPSVDFPNLASNRHSMSFCKILLEIITTVAGSAFFLSARGLVLVYLAFASLSVNAGIGVLLCQQLSYIYEGNTYLNHLSSPNPLHGERGLQNIVRFFGCPYPISRVLLRYSNTGKMQDNSGSKLL from the exons ATGGCGGAGCCGGAGCGGGAGCAGCGCCCGCTGCTGGAG GTAGAGCAATCTGTCACATCCATACCGGAAGATCATGAAGCCACATGTTGGGGCTGTGGGCTCCGGCTTGTTTTCACGAGTTACTCACCTATCTATAAGTGTGGCTGGTGTGGAGCCATTACGCAAAGCAACCAGACCACAAGGAAACCTGATAGTATATGGTTTTCCCACTGGAGGCGCCTACGGGACAGATTCTTTGTCACTGTGCTCATCCTCTTCATGCTCTTTGTTATAT GTGGTGGGGTCTGGGCGGTATATCCTATTGTTTTCAAAATCAGCAACTTCTGTGGCATCTTTCACTGCATGGTAACAGCTGTGTTGGCGTTATTTACCATCACAAGCTATTGCTTGGCCTCATTTAAATCTGCAGGCGCACCAACAAGCATACAGTGGGGCAGCTATCCCATGGTTGGGAAAAGGGATCTTGAGAACTATACTTTTTGTACATACTGTAATAAACCAAAGCCCCCCAGAGCACATCACTGCCGATCTTGTAAAATGTGCGTGGTGGACATGGATCACCATTGCCCATTT ATTGGCAACTGTGTGGGAGCATCAAATCATCAAGTGTTTGTCATTTTTCTTATTTCTGTGGTTATTAGTTGTTCTTATGCTGCTGGGATGACCATATATGCGAGTTATCAGATATGGCCCTCTGTTGATTTTCCAAACCTAGCATCAAACCGTCATTCAATGAGTTTTTGTAAAATATTGTTGGAGATTATTACTACAGTTGCAGGCTCTGCCTTCTTCTTGTCAGCAAGGGGTCTAGTTCTGGTATATCTAGCATTCGCTAGTTTATCGGTCAATGCTGGTATAGGTGTATTACTGTGCCAGCAGCTTAGTTATATCTATGAAGGAAACACATATCTCAACCATCTAAGTTCACCAAATCCCTTGCATGGAGAGAGGGGTTTGCAGAACATTGTTAGATTTTTTGGGTGCCCTTATCCAATATCCAGAGTTCTGTTGCGATACTCGAACACAGGCAAGATGCAGGATAATTCAGGGTCAAAACTTCTTTAG